A genome region from Gadus chalcogrammus isolate NIFS_2021 chromosome 7, NIFS_Gcha_1.0, whole genome shotgun sequence includes the following:
- the LOC130386584 gene encoding uncharacterized protein LOC130386584, which yields MDLFLGGRKLFLFLSALLTAVGVFGDPCKVTHQGKATTYNILNPTGNAECEYSWADSYGTVLATDGDPNNGNISSSDSFLTLPGCLKKVCVTIVCHPKHHTTCCPTDCPAAPEPQEHIDPTTSSPALAVVWTPEGIAGTVVGTVVVIVVVIALVIAVVIAVVIAFEKKRKKKGWLERFKGACSSNEPQSGRGADGRPEVIAMLRAVDKG from the exons ATGGACCTTTTCTTAGGCGGGAGgaaactttttttatttctatctgCCTTATTGACCGCCG TTGGCGTATTTGGTGACCCGTGCAAAGTCACCCATCAGGGCAAAGCAACGACGTACAACATCTTAAACCCTACCGGCAATGCAGAGTGTGAATACAGCTGGGCTGATTCTTAT GGCACTGTACTGGCAACTGACGGAGATCCCAATAATGGAAATATATCCTCATCTGACTCCTTCCTCACGTTGCCTGGATGCCTGAAGAAAGTTTGTGTTACAATTGTTTGCCATCCGAAG CACCACACAACCTGCTGCCCCA CTGACTGCCCTGCTGCACCAGAACCTCAAG AACACATTGACCCCACAACCAGCAGCCCGGCTCTGGCTGTAGTCTGGACTCCAGAGGGCATTGCAGGGACTGTGGTCGGGACTGTCGTGGTCATTGTGGTGGTCATTGCGTTGGTCATTGCGGTGGTCATTGCGGTGGTCATTGcgtttgaaaagaaaagaaagaaaaaggg TTGGTTGGAGCGGTTCAAGGGAGCGTGTTCTTCAAACGAACCACAAAGCGGAAGGGGAGCAGATGGAAGACCAGAGGTTATAGCGATGctcagggccgtcgataaggggtga